One region of Microbacterium rhizosphaerae genomic DNA includes:
- a CDS encoding DUF3000 domain-containing protein encodes MSDRRPPGAASFARAEAEVRAAVWRADLAVREIPAPAGLAPNAIALAGDVRPDGDGDSPFGTGRFILLHDPEEPDAWDGAWRIVCLAQAPLEPEIGVDPILADVAWSWLMDALNAHGAQFHAAAGTATKTISKGFGSLAHEGDGSQIEVRASWSPDGGITAHVEAWAEFVCMLAGLPPGSEGIEVFGARGSRG; translated from the coding sequence GTGAGTGACCGCCGTCCGCCTGGCGCGGCATCGTTCGCCCGGGCCGAGGCAGAGGTGCGGGCTGCGGTGTGGCGCGCCGACCTCGCCGTCAGAGAGATCCCGGCCCCCGCGGGACTCGCGCCGAACGCCATCGCGCTCGCGGGCGACGTGCGTCCCGATGGCGACGGCGACTCCCCCTTCGGCACCGGTCGGTTCATCCTGCTCCACGATCCCGAGGAGCCGGATGCCTGGGACGGCGCATGGCGCATCGTCTGTCTCGCGCAGGCGCCGCTCGAGCCCGAGATCGGCGTGGATCCGATCCTCGCCGACGTGGCGTGGTCCTGGCTCATGGACGCCCTGAACGCACACGGTGCGCAGTTCCACGCCGCGGCGGGTACGGCGACCAAGACCATCTCGAAGGGGTTCGGCTCGCTGGCCCACGAGGGCGACGGCTCGCAGATCGAGGTGCGCGCCTCGTGGTCGCCGGATGGCGGCATCACGGCGCATGTGGAAGCCTGGGCGGAGTTCGTGTGCATGCTTGCAGGGCTGCCGCCCGGATCGGAGGGCATCGAGGTGTTCGGCGCACGGGGGTCGCGTGGCTGA
- a CDS encoding alpha/beta hydrolase family protein, with translation MKPSRRAAARDAVAPGFVAGIRVALTLLSTALGVVLGAFTLVSLKVARDVVTPAPRRADTKIVNLDVAAQTITLSRTPDTELPGRYGLFTSGTESYVKLGSVLSQDATTVKRKLLTQVDAHSRLGADAAFSGWYYDRPEQLHLPYSSELIGSGVGPCPAWLFPAGDGDTWVVQVHGRGATRAECLRAVPVFHGSGITTLVVSYRNDGEAPRSRTGTYTLGATEWRDVDAAVGFARRHGAKRVILMGWSMGGAISLQVALGSAHRDLVAGVILESPVVDWRVVLDYQARLNHIPNSVAGIAIGALKTSWATPLTRTGGPIPFDRLDVVARAEELRHPILILHSDDDGFVPSDASHRLAEARPDLVELDSFDVARHTKLWNYDQDRWSGAITSWLRRHELAPQE, from the coding sequence ATGAAGCCCTCCAGGCGCGCCGCGGCGCGCGACGCCGTCGCCCCCGGCTTCGTCGCCGGAATCCGCGTCGCGCTGACCCTTCTGAGCACGGCACTGGGCGTGGTGCTCGGAGCCTTCACCCTCGTATCCCTCAAGGTCGCCCGCGACGTCGTCACCCCCGCGCCGCGCAGGGCCGACACGAAGATCGTCAACCTGGACGTGGCCGCGCAGACCATCACGCTCTCGCGCACCCCGGACACCGAGCTGCCGGGCCGATACGGCCTCTTCACGAGCGGCACGGAGAGCTACGTGAAGCTCGGCTCCGTGCTCTCGCAGGACGCGACGACGGTCAAGCGGAAGCTGCTGACGCAGGTGGATGCGCACTCGCGCCTCGGTGCGGACGCGGCCTTCAGCGGCTGGTATTACGACCGCCCCGAGCAGCTGCACCTCCCATACTCGTCCGAGCTCATCGGCTCCGGCGTCGGCCCCTGTCCGGCGTGGCTGTTCCCGGCGGGGGACGGCGACACCTGGGTCGTGCAGGTGCACGGCCGTGGCGCGACCCGTGCGGAGTGCCTTCGCGCCGTGCCCGTGTTCCACGGCTCGGGGATCACGACGCTCGTCGTCTCCTACCGCAACGACGGGGAGGCGCCGCGCAGCCGCACCGGCACCTACACGCTCGGTGCCACCGAGTGGCGGGACGTGGATGCCGCGGTCGGCTTCGCCCGCCGCCACGGGGCGAAGCGCGTCATCCTCATGGGCTGGTCGATGGGCGGTGCGATCTCCCTCCAGGTCGCCCTCGGCTCTGCGCACCGCGACCTCGTCGCGGGCGTCATCCTCGAATCGCCCGTCGTCGACTGGCGGGTGGTGCTGGACTACCAGGCTCGGCTCAACCACATCCCGAACTCCGTCGCAGGAATCGCCATCGGCGCGCTGAAGACGTCGTGGGCGACGCCCCTCACTCGGACGGGAGGCCCCATCCCGTTCGACCGGCTCGACGTGGTGGCGCGCGCGGAGGAGCTGCGGCATCCCATCCTGATCCTGCACAGCGACGACGACGGCTTCGTGCCGTCGGATGCGTCGCACCGCCTCGCGGAGGCTCGCCCCGACCTCGTCGAGCTCGACTCGTTCGACGTCGCTCGCCACACGAAGCTCTGGAACTACGACCAGGACCGGTGGAGCGGCGCCATCACGTCGTGGCTGCGCCGCCACGAGCTCGCCCCGCAGGAGTGA
- a CDS encoding SufE family protein, with protein MTATALPASLAEIRDEFLELPQDERLQLLLEFSNELPPIPAAYEGHPELQERVVECQSPVFIVVDVGDDDIVSMHATAPREAPTTRGFASILAQGLTGLTADEVLAVPDDYPQSIGLTRAVSPLRISGMTGMLIRAKRQVAAKRHAA; from the coding sequence ATGACCGCAACAGCGCTGCCCGCCTCACTCGCCGAGATCCGCGACGAGTTCCTCGAGCTCCCCCAGGACGAGCGCCTGCAGCTGCTCCTGGAGTTCTCGAACGAGCTGCCGCCGATTCCCGCCGCGTACGAGGGCCACCCCGAGCTGCAGGAGCGCGTCGTGGAATGTCAGTCCCCGGTGTTCATCGTCGTGGACGTGGGCGACGACGACATCGTCTCGATGCACGCCACGGCACCGCGCGAGGCGCCGACGACGCGGGGCTTCGCCAGCATCCTCGCCCAGGGGCTGACCGGTCTCACGGCGGACGAGGTGCTCGCCGTTCCGGACGACTACCCGCAGTCCATCGGTTTGACGCGCGCGGTGTCGCCGTTGCGCATCTCGGGGATGACGGGCATGCTCATCCGCGCGAAGCGCCAGGTCGCAGCCAAGCGCCACGCCGCCTGA
- a CDS encoding sulfurtransferase encodes MTVDPDTSSAKFAQYAHPERLVTADWLEKRLGQPGLVVVESDEDVLLYETGHIPGAVKVDWHTELNDPIVRDYLDGAGFAELFSRKGISRDDTIVVYGDKNNWWAAYALWVFSLFGHEDVRLLDGGRDGWISAGRPITTEPTERERTEYPVVERDDSVLRAYKDDVLAHLGSPLIDVRSPEEYTGERTSAPAYPEEGALRAGHIPTARSIPWGRAVAEDGTFKSRADLDAIYRGEAGLADGDRVVAYCRIGERSSHTWFVLQHLLGFDDVRNYDGSWTEWGSAVRVPIATGAEPGEAPAAR; translated from the coding sequence GTGACCGTCGATCCCGACACGTCGTCCGCCAAGTTCGCCCAGTACGCGCACCCGGAGCGCCTGGTCACGGCGGACTGGCTGGAGAAGCGGCTCGGGCAGCCGGGACTGGTCGTCGTGGAGTCCGACGAGGACGTCCTCCTGTACGAGACCGGGCATATCCCCGGCGCCGTGAAGGTCGACTGGCACACCGAGCTGAACGACCCGATCGTCCGCGACTATCTCGACGGTGCGGGCTTCGCCGAGCTCTTCAGCCGCAAGGGCATTTCCCGCGACGACACGATCGTCGTGTACGGCGACAAGAACAACTGGTGGGCCGCCTATGCACTGTGGGTGTTCTCGCTCTTCGGCCACGAGGACGTGCGCCTGCTGGACGGCGGCCGCGACGGCTGGATCTCGGCGGGCCGCCCGATCACGACGGAGCCCACCGAGCGCGAGCGCACCGAGTACCCGGTCGTCGAGCGGGATGACAGCGTGCTTCGCGCATACAAGGACGACGTGCTCGCGCACCTCGGCTCGCCGCTCATCGACGTGCGCTCCCCCGAGGAGTACACGGGCGAGCGAACCTCCGCACCGGCCTACCCCGAGGAGGGCGCGCTTCGCGCCGGGCACATCCCCACCGCACGCAGCATCCCCTGGGGTCGCGCGGTGGCTGAGGACGGCACCTTCAAAAGCCGCGCTGACCTGGATGCGATCTACCGCGGCGAGGCCGGACTCGCCGACGGCGACCGGGTCGTCGCGTACTGCCGCATCGGCGAGCGGTCGAGCCACACGTGGTTCGTGCTCCAGCATCTGCTCGGCTTCGACGACGTGCGCAACTACGACGGCTCATGGACCGAGTGGGGCAGCGCCGTGCGCGTGCCGATCGCGACCGGCGCCGAGCCGGGTGAGGCCCCCGCCGCCCGCTGA
- the zapE gene encoding cell division protein ZapE, with the protein MASAPAASGEAGVVHLAERMPQLGGADMIASLVPPPQFADATFESYRADPAFPSQQSAKETLMRFAGIGAEPVKGGFFRRAKKGPEAKPGVYLDGGFGVGKTHLLAAIYHAMPVRRKYFGSFIEYTALVGALGYQKTVELFRGAELLCIDEFELDDPGDTMVMTRLLGELVASGSRLAATSNTPPNALGEGRFAAQDFLREIHAMAESFDTIRIDGNDYRHRALDGHAAVLGDSVYETAIADASARGLASDDAFADLIAHLARVHPSRYIRLLDGLDLIGLRAVAPLDDQSAALRFVAFVDRAYDAQIPIRATGTSLDLVFGEEMLAGGYRKKYLRAISRLVALTLD; encoded by the coding sequence ATGGCCAGCGCCCCAGCAGCATCCGGAGAAGCCGGAGTCGTCCACCTCGCGGAGCGCATGCCGCAGCTCGGCGGCGCCGACATGATCGCCTCCCTCGTGCCCCCGCCGCAGTTCGCCGACGCGACATTCGAGTCGTATCGCGCGGACCCTGCCTTCCCCTCGCAGCAATCGGCGAAGGAGACGCTCATGCGATTCGCCGGGATCGGCGCCGAACCGGTCAAGGGGGGATTCTTCCGCCGCGCGAAGAAGGGCCCCGAGGCCAAGCCGGGCGTGTATCTCGACGGCGGATTCGGCGTCGGCAAGACGCACCTGCTCGCGGCGATCTATCACGCGATGCCCGTACGCCGGAAGTACTTCGGCTCGTTCATCGAGTACACGGCACTCGTCGGCGCCCTCGGCTACCAGAAGACCGTCGAGCTCTTCCGCGGCGCCGAGCTCCTGTGCATCGACGAGTTCGAGCTCGACGACCCCGGCGACACCATGGTGATGACCCGTCTGCTCGGCGAGCTCGTCGCCTCCGGGTCGCGCCTGGCCGCGACATCCAACACGCCGCCGAACGCGCTCGGCGAGGGCAGGTTCGCCGCCCAGGACTTCCTGCGCGAGATCCACGCGATGGCCGAGAGCTTCGACACCATCCGCATCGACGGCAACGACTACCGGCACCGCGCGCTGGACGGGCACGCGGCGGTGCTCGGCGACTCCGTGTACGAGACGGCGATCGCGGATGCATCCGCCCGCGGTCTCGCATCGGACGACGCGTTCGCCGACCTGATCGCGCACCTCGCGCGGGTGCATCCCTCGCGTTACATCCGCCTGCTCGACGGACTGGACCTCATCGGCCTGCGCGCTGTCGCGCCCCTCGACGACCAGTCCGCCGCACTGAGGTTCGTCGCCTTCGTCGACCGTGCGTACGACGCGCAGATCCCGATCCGGGCCACCGGAACGAGCCTCGACCTCGTGTTCGGCGAGGAGATGCTCGCCGGCGGATACCGCAAGAAGTATCTGCGCGCGATCTCTCGCCTGGTCGCCCTCACGCTGGATTGA
- a CDS encoding ammonium transporter — protein sequence MHLLAAAAAYDAKTAVNSLWLLVAAALVLLMTPGVAFFYGGMVKAKSVISMMMMSFGAIALVGVLWMLYGYGMAFGTPLIPHVLGNPFDGFIGLQKFLGIGAGGAMNPDMNSLAFVGFQATFAIITVALISGAIADRAKFGAWMVFAGIWVTVVYFPVAYWVFNLQDGWLASVLHVNDFAGGTAVHINAGAAGLALALVLGKRVGFQKGIQKPHNVPLTLLGAALLWFGWFGFNAGSEAAVDGVAAIAWINTLAAPAAATIGWLIVEKIKDGKPTSIGAASGAVAGLVAITPACNILTPGWAIVLGLITGAICAIAIEMKWKLGFDDSLDVVGIHLVGGVIGTLYIGIFGAGIGLLDTGSFAQLGVQAIGAFSVMIYSFVLAYVIGWIIQKTMGFRITNEDEIAGVDTVVHGEEGYLLDANV from the coding sequence ATGCATCTACTGGCAGCAGCCGCCGCCTACGACGCCAAGACCGCAGTGAACTCGCTGTGGCTCCTCGTCGCCGCGGCGCTCGTCCTGCTCATGACCCCCGGGGTCGCGTTCTTCTACGGCGGCATGGTCAAGGCGAAGAGCGTCATCTCCATGATGATGATGAGCTTCGGCGCGATCGCGCTCGTGGGCGTCCTCTGGATGCTCTACGGCTACGGAATGGCGTTCGGCACCCCGCTCATCCCGCATGTGCTCGGCAACCCGTTCGACGGGTTCATCGGGCTCCAGAAGTTCCTCGGCATCGGCGCAGGCGGTGCGATGAACCCCGACATGAACTCGCTCGCCTTCGTCGGCTTCCAGGCGACCTTCGCGATCATCACGGTTGCGCTGATCTCCGGTGCGATCGCGGACCGCGCCAAGTTCGGCGCATGGATGGTCTTCGCCGGCATCTGGGTCACGGTCGTCTACTTCCCGGTCGCGTACTGGGTCTTCAACCTGCAGGACGGCTGGCTCGCCAGCGTCCTGCACGTGAACGACTTCGCCGGTGGCACCGCGGTCCACATCAACGCCGGAGCGGCGGGCCTCGCACTCGCACTCGTGCTCGGCAAGCGCGTCGGCTTCCAGAAGGGCATCCAGAAGCCGCACAACGTGCCGCTGACACTCCTCGGCGCCGCGCTCCTGTGGTTCGGCTGGTTCGGCTTCAACGCGGGCTCCGAGGCCGCAGTCGACGGCGTCGCCGCGATCGCCTGGATCAACACCCTCGCGGCCCCCGCCGCAGCGACGATCGGCTGGCTGATCGTCGAGAAGATCAAGGACGGCAAGCCCACGTCGATCGGTGCAGCATCCGGCGCCGTCGCGGGTCTGGTCGCGATCACCCCCGCCTGTAACATCCTGACGCCCGGGTGGGCGATCGTCCTCGGCCTCATCACCGGAGCGATCTGCGCCATCGCGATCGAGATGAAGTGGAAGCTCGGCTTCGACGACTCGCTCGACGTCGTCGGCATCCACCTGGTCGGCGGTGTCATCGGCACGCTCTACATCGGCATCTTCGGTGCCGGCATCGGCCTCCTGGACACCGGCTCGTTCGCGCAGCTCGGGGTGCAGGCGATCGGCGCCTTCAGTGTCATGATCTACTCCTTCGTGCTCGCCTACGTCATCGGCTGGATCATCCAGAAGACGATGGGCTTCCGCATCACGAACGAGGACGAGATCGCCGGCGTCGACACGGTCGTGCACGGCGAGGAGGGCTATCTGCTCGACGCGAACGTCTGA
- a CDS encoding type II toxin-antitoxin system PemK/MazF family toxin, whose protein sequence is MARGILSTIADFFRSSRRSAGTSVAPAPVEEDTPGRSGPSATIEIDPPGRSALRIAYAPARDADPDAGEVVWTWVPYAERDGRGKDRPVLVIGRRDADTVYAVKLTSKAHDGRRDFLPIGAGPWDSQGRPSWVDLDQFYLVHHRGMRREAAALDLDRFTRVAAELHRRYGWVAGN, encoded by the coding sequence GTGGCCCGTGGCATCCTATCGACGATCGCCGACTTCTTCCGATCCTCGCGACGATCCGCAGGCACGTCCGTGGCGCCGGCGCCGGTCGAGGAGGACACGCCGGGCAGATCCGGACCGTCCGCCACGATCGAGATCGATCCGCCGGGCCGGTCGGCGCTGCGCATCGCCTACGCGCCCGCACGCGATGCGGATCCCGATGCCGGGGAGGTCGTGTGGACGTGGGTTCCCTACGCGGAGCGGGACGGTCGCGGCAAGGACCGGCCGGTGCTCGTGATCGGGCGGCGGGATGCCGACACCGTGTACGCCGTGAAGCTGACCAGCAAGGCGCACGACGGGCGGCGCGACTTCCTGCCGATCGGCGCGGGGCCGTGGGATTCGCAGGGACGGCCGTCGTGGGTCGACCTCGACCAGTTCTACCTCGTGCACCATCGGGGGATGCGCCGCGAGGCCGCGGCTCTGGACCTCGACCGGTTCACGCGAGTCGCCGCGGAGCTGCATCGCCGCTACGGCTGGGTCGCCGGGAACTGA
- a CDS encoding response regulator transcription factor, whose product MRDRIRIVVVDDHPVVRDGMVGILSAAGIEIVGTGGSGADALHLVRTLHPDALVLDLRMPHMTGTDAIRTLREDGDQTPILVLTTFDVDDEAIAALRAGATGYLLKDAGRDEIIAAVRSTARRESVLAPSVAAMLVRGVRPDPAADLLTDREQEVLRLVAEGNTNAAVGRALFIGQATVKTHLLNVYAKLGVSDRAAAVDAAHRRGIL is encoded by the coding sequence ATGAGAGACCGCATCCGCATCGTGGTCGTCGATGACCACCCGGTCGTGCGCGACGGGATGGTCGGCATCCTGTCCGCGGCGGGCATCGAGATCGTCGGCACGGGCGGAAGCGGTGCGGATGCCCTCCACCTCGTACGCACACTGCATCCCGACGCCCTCGTGCTCGATCTGCGCATGCCGCACATGACGGGCACCGACGCCATCCGGACTCTGCGCGAGGACGGCGACCAGACGCCGATCCTCGTCCTGACCACTTTCGACGTGGACGACGAGGCGATCGCCGCCCTCCGGGCGGGAGCCACCGGTTATCTGCTGAAGGATGCGGGTCGCGACGAGATCATCGCCGCTGTCCGCTCCACCGCGCGGCGCGAGTCCGTGCTGGCCCCTTCGGTCGCGGCGATGCTGGTCCGCGGAGTCCGTCCGGATCCCGCTGCCGACCTGCTCACAGATCGGGAGCAGGAGGTGCTGCGCCTCGTGGCGGAGGGCAATACGAACGCAGCGGTCGGTCGCGCGCTGTTCATCGGGCAGGCGACCGTGAAGACCCATCTGCTCAACGTCTACGCGAAGCTCGGGGTGTCGGACCGGGCAGCGGCGGTGGATGCGGCGCACCGCCGCGGCATCCTCTGA
- a CDS encoding sensor histidine kinase, whose translation MTSVRRAGGAPSDRVGAVVVETVPYALVAVVIGFTLSQGSGTPAEYALLGAVLLWMLGMFTLLRRLRTHPAVMGVFVAGLFALFCALTAIAPWYGALALVGYVYSFAVVAWPWRLIAVSAFAVLAAIAQANGLNAQDAAHLSVSATIVLVNVGAMCFLAWIYHSMRSLADERRRALDENDHLREQLVAQARADARTDERRRLAREIHDTVAQGLVGVITQLDAISVSGERMPCADDRRHLEQAAAIARESLREARRAVAELAPAAFDGSDLTTAVRRTTERWGLRAGIATRLALPDATGTADPEIAAAIVRVLQEALANVARHAHATLASVTLTWFPDALMLDVADDGAGFDPAAVTAGPDIRGGYGLTTVRDRMTAVGGTVDIESTSGGTLVTARAPLTPPTPQDRRPTR comes from the coding sequence ATGACCTCGGTCCGACGCGCAGGCGGGGCACCCAGCGATCGCGTGGGCGCCGTGGTCGTCGAGACCGTCCCCTACGCCTTGGTCGCGGTCGTCATCGGATTCACCCTGTCGCAGGGATCGGGCACACCGGCCGAGTACGCCCTGCTGGGAGCCGTGCTCCTGTGGATGCTGGGCATGTTCACTCTCCTGCGCCGATTGCGGACGCATCCCGCCGTCATGGGCGTCTTCGTCGCGGGGCTGTTCGCACTGTTCTGCGCACTCACGGCGATCGCACCCTGGTACGGGGCGCTCGCGCTCGTCGGCTACGTCTACTCGTTCGCGGTCGTCGCGTGGCCATGGCGGTTGATCGCAGTCTCGGCGTTCGCCGTGCTCGCCGCGATCGCGCAGGCGAACGGGCTGAACGCGCAGGATGCCGCACACCTCTCGGTCTCGGCGACCATCGTGCTGGTGAACGTCGGGGCGATGTGCTTCCTCGCGTGGATCTATCACAGCATGCGCTCCCTGGCCGATGAACGGCGCCGCGCGCTCGACGAGAACGATCACCTCCGCGAGCAGCTCGTCGCCCAGGCGCGGGCGGACGCGCGCACCGACGAGCGCCGGCGCCTGGCCCGCGAGATCCACGACACCGTCGCGCAGGGTCTCGTCGGTGTGATCACCCAGCTCGATGCGATCTCCGTTTCGGGCGAACGGATGCCGTGCGCCGACGATCGGCGCCATCTCGAGCAGGCGGCCGCCATCGCGCGTGAGAGCTTGCGCGAGGCCCGTCGCGCTGTCGCCGAGCTGGCGCCTGCGGCGTTCGACGGCAGCGACCTCACGACCGCCGTGCGGCGCACGACCGAGCGCTGGGGCCTTCGGGCGGGGATCGCCACGCGCCTCGCGCTGCCCGACGCAACCGGCACGGCCGATCCCGAGATCGCGGCGGCGATCGTGCGCGTCCTGCAGGAGGCGCTGGCGAATGTCGCGCGGCACGCGCACGCGACCCTCGCGTCGGTCACCCTGACGTGGTTCCCCGATGCGCTGATGCTCGATGTCGCGGACGACGGCGCGGGCTTCGACCCCGCAGCCGTGACGGCGGGACCAGACATCCGGGGCGGCTACGGTCTCACGACCGTCCGCGACCGCATGACCGCCGTGGGCGGCACCGTCGACATCGAGAGCACATCCGGCGGAACCCTCGTGACCGCTCGCGCACCGCTGACCCCCCCGACTCCGCAGGACCGAAGGCCGACACGATGA
- a CDS encoding S8 family peptidase — MSRRPLVLTALAAAALVVGAVAPAANASPTEPSTPVPISAPDGTIMSYVLNAKAANPGQVRLVERAVAAAGGVVVQSWPEIGVVVAHSQRAAFRADVVAAGGNALASVGATRTVPVTEGTPAGALAPWGPGSSGWKADAKKKFNGDIEASTTPADSLDAREGDQWDMRMINADKAHQITDGSSNVLVGILDSGIDPVHPDLVANIDVADSVNCTDAGRPDTSASGWYPTTSDHGTHVAGTIAAARNGVGIVGVAPGVRIASVKVVNDDGFIYPEYAICGFVWAGLKHMDVTNNSYYVDPFEYWCDDQIDQAAAKEAVRRAVEWSTTQGVANVAAAGNSAVDLANKTVDKGSPDDGTPVVRTINAGCEDLPAELPGVVTVSSVTSTGALSSFSNRGLGKIDVAAPGSSILSTIVRNHGYGLKSGTSMASPHVTGVLALMKSVHPTWTPMQLMDKLAEQAMPHACSIASGPVCTGTPDDNSYYGNGIVDALAAVQ; from the coding sequence ATGTCCCGTCGACCCCTCGTCCTCACGGCCCTGGCCGCCGCCGCACTCGTCGTCGGCGCCGTGGCCCCGGCCGCCAACGCGAGTCCGACCGAGCCGTCCACGCCCGTGCCCATCAGCGCACCCGACGGCACGATCATGAGCTACGTGCTCAACGCGAAGGCCGCGAACCCCGGCCAGGTCCGTCTGGTGGAGCGCGCGGTCGCCGCCGCAGGCGGAGTCGTCGTCCAGTCGTGGCCCGAGATCGGCGTCGTCGTCGCGCACTCGCAGCGCGCTGCGTTCCGCGCCGATGTGGTCGCGGCCGGGGGCAACGCCCTCGCATCCGTCGGCGCGACGCGCACCGTGCCCGTGACCGAGGGGACGCCGGCGGGCGCGCTGGCGCCCTGGGGGCCTGGATCGTCGGGCTGGAAGGCCGACGCGAAGAAGAAGTTCAACGGCGACATCGAGGCGTCGACGACTCCCGCCGACTCCCTCGACGCCCGCGAAGGCGATCAGTGGGACATGCGGATGATCAACGCCGACAAGGCGCACCAGATCACCGACGGATCGAGCAATGTGCTCGTCGGCATCCTCGATTCCGGGATCGATCCGGTGCACCCCGACCTCGTTGCGAACATCGACGTGGCCGACTCGGTGAACTGCACGGATGCGGGACGCCCCGACACGTCGGCCAGCGGCTGGTACCCCACCACGAGCGACCACGGCACGCATGTCGCCGGTACGATCGCGGCCGCCCGCAACGGCGTCGGCATCGTCGGCGTGGCTCCCGGGGTGCGCATCGCATCCGTCAAGGTCGTGAACGACGACGGCTTCATCTATCCGGAGTACGCCATCTGCGGCTTCGTCTGGGCGGGTCTGAAGCACATGGACGTGACGAACAACAGCTACTACGTCGACCCCTTCGAGTACTGGTGCGACGACCAGATCGACCAGGCCGCGGCGAAGGAGGCGGTGCGCCGCGCCGTCGAGTGGTCGACGACGCAGGGCGTCGCGAACGTGGCGGCCGCCGGCAACTCCGCGGTCGATCTCGCCAACAAGACGGTCGACAAGGGCAGCCCGGATGACGGCACACCGGTGGTCCGCACGATCAACGCGGGCTGCGAGGATCTCCCGGCGGAGCTGCCGGGCGTCGTGACGGTCTCGTCGGTGACGAGCACCGGAGCCCTCTCGAGCTTCTCCAACCGGGGGCTCGGAAAGATCGATGTCGCCGCGCCCGGGTCGTCGATCCTGTCGACGATCGTCCGCAATCACGGCTACGGCCTCAAGAGCGGCACGTCGATGGCATCGCCGCACGTGACCGGCGTGCTGGCGCTCATGAAGTCGGTGCATCCGACGTGGACGCCGATGCAGCTGATGGACAAGCTGGCGGAGCAGGCCATGCCGCACGCCTGCTCGATCGCCAGCGGTCCCGTGTGCACCGGAACGCCCGACGACAACAGCTACTACGGCAACGGCATCGTCGACGCCTTGGCTGCTGTGCAGTAG